In the Chloroherpetonaceae bacterium genome, one interval contains:
- a CDS encoding NUDIX domain-containing protein, producing MTGGNQYIRLRVAALCIQEHAVLFVKHRRFLPDLDLPDETWILPGGAVEVGETLEQAVKREVQEETGLLCKVGRMLFVKELILPARHVLSLCFLAEITGGTLRTGRDPELPEEQQLILETAWLPIESLHRYPVYPPSLPAFIQAGAPSHFAEYRVRYFKSEE from the coding sequence ATGACGGGAGGTAACCAATACATTCGCCTGCGCGTGGCGGCGCTTTGCATTCAAGAACATGCGGTGCTCTTTGTGAAGCATCGTCGATTTTTGCCCGATTTAGACTTGCCTGATGAGACATGGATTTTGCCCGGTGGCGCTGTAGAGGTAGGCGAGACATTGGAGCAAGCCGTTAAGCGAGAAGTGCAAGAGGAAACTGGCTTACTCTGCAAAGTAGGCAGAATGCTCTTTGTCAAGGAGCTGATTTTGCCAGCGCGCCATGTGCTCTCACTCTGTTTTTTAGCAGAGATTACAGGCGGCACACTGCGCACAGGTCGAGACCCTGAACTGCCAGAGGAACAGCAATTAATCTTGGAAACAGCGTGGCTGCCGATTGAATCGCTGCATCGATATCCTGTCTATCCGCCATCGCTGCCAGCCTTCATACAAGCTGGTGCCCCCTCACACTTTGCCGAATATCGTGTGCGCTACTTCAAGAGCGAGGAATAA
- the rpiB gene encoding ribose 5-phosphate isomerase B, which translates to MNIAVGSDHAGFEKKQRILAWLGEKQYTYFDFGTYSADSVDYPDYARAVANAVAQGKFEQGILLCGSGVGVSIVANKVKGIRAALVFNPEIARLARAHNDANIMCLPARFMSDADMLQCLENWFAASFEGGRHAQRVSKIELDATCLAPYHNQAS; encoded by the coding sequence ATGAACATTGCAGTCGGTAGCGACCATGCGGGGTTTGAAAAGAAACAACGCATACTGGCGTGGTTAGGCGAAAAGCAATACACATACTTCGACTTCGGCACTTACTCAGCCGATTCTGTAGATTATCCCGACTATGCACGTGCTGTGGCTAACGCAGTCGCTCAAGGGAAATTTGAACAAGGGATTTTGCTTTGTGGGAGCGGTGTGGGTGTTTCTATAGTCGCTAACAAGGTGAAGGGTATTCGCGCCGCATTAGTGTTTAACCCTGAAATTGCACGTCTGGCCCGCGCACACAACGATGCAAACATTATGTGCCTACCTGCGCGCTTTATGAGCGATGCAGACATGCTCCAATGCCTTGAAAATTGGTTTGCAGCATCGTTTGAAGGCGGTCGGCATGCCCAGCGCGTTTCCAAAATTGAGCTTGATGCCACTTGTCTTGCGCCCTATCACAACCAAGCCTCATAA
- the rfbB gene encoding dTDP-glucose 4,6-dehydratase — MPTPTLNILVTGGAGFIGSNFIRYMLAKRPTYNLINYDKLTYAGNLENLRNVENKPRYKFVKGDICDADKLRETFEQHQINVVINFAAESHVDRSIMGARVFVETNVLGTQTLLEVSKEFGVQRFIQISTDEVYGTLGETGYFTEETPLRPNSPYSASKAGADLMVRAYVETFKLPCIITRCSNNYGPYQFPEKLIPLTIANALYDKPIPIYGDGMNVRDWLYVEDHCSAIDLVLHKGKVGEVYNIGGNNEMPNLEIVKRILAYLQKPESLITFVTDRPGHDRRYAIDASKIQRELGWKPAETFDSALPKTIQWYLNNRAWWERIISGEYQKYYERQYANR; from the coding sequence ATGCCGACACCAACGCTCAACATTTTAGTTACAGGTGGCGCTGGGTTTATTGGCTCAAATTTTATTCGTTACATGCTGGCAAAGCGCCCCACTTATAACCTCATTAACTACGACAAACTCACTTACGCTGGCAACTTGGAAAACCTGCGCAATGTCGAGAATAAACCGCGCTACAAGTTTGTCAAGGGCGATATTTGCGATGCAGACAAACTGCGGGAGACTTTCGAGCAGCACCAAATCAATGTGGTTATCAACTTTGCGGCAGAATCGCACGTGGATCGCAGCATTATGGGTGCTCGCGTCTTTGTTGAAACCAATGTATTAGGCACGCAGACGCTTCTGGAGGTCTCCAAAGAGTTCGGTGTTCAGCGATTCATTCAAATCTCGACAGATGAAGTCTATGGCACACTGGGTGAGACTGGCTACTTTACAGAAGAGACCCCTCTGCGTCCGAACTCACCCTACTCTGCCAGCAAAGCAGGCGCTGACCTAATGGTGCGTGCATATGTGGAAACCTTCAAGCTACCATGCATCATTACGCGCTGCTCCAACAACTACGGTCCGTATCAATTCCCTGAAAAACTTATCCCGCTTACAATTGCAAACGCCCTTTACGACAAGCCTATTCCCATCTATGGCGACGGAATGAATGTGCGCGACTGGCTCTATGTGGAAGACCACTGCAGCGCCATTGACCTTGTCCTTCACAAAGGCAAAGTGGGTGAAGTCTATAACATCGGCGGTAACAACGAAATGCCCAATCTCGAGATTGTTAAGCGCATTTTGGCATATCTGCAAAAACCAGAAAGCCTCATTACTTTCGTAACTGACCGTCCTGGACACGACCGTCGCTACGCAATTGATGCCTCCAAAATCCAGCGAGAACTTGGCTGGAAACCTGCTGAAACCTTCGACTCTGCTTTGCCCAAAACCATCCAATGGTATCTTAACAACCGAGCATGGTGGGAACGTATCATCAGCGGCGAGTATCAAAAGTATTATGAACGCCAGTATGCCAATCGTTAG
- a CDS encoding CBS domain-containing protein has translation MSQLQYRTDIRTLKSTDTLSDALQIVRSSQLGALPVLRHRKLIGMLHADDAALIKAAEETPSQTLGSVKFADPPSLRHDAHCLDAIKQFRRTSLSLLPVVEADATYLGAILRRDAEQQLLELFSLQTDGILIELETPASIRLSEVIRLLEQNETRLFTVGTRPVPDSTDRQFLLFHLYTPDAYRLQRTLERYGYLITYNSHAGESILDDAALRAQEFLRYLEL, from the coding sequence ATGAGCCAACTTCAGTATCGCACCGATATTCGGACTTTGAAATCAACGGATACTCTTTCAGATGCGCTGCAGATTGTCCGTTCCAGTCAGCTCGGTGCCTTGCCTGTGCTTCGGCATCGCAAGCTCATTGGGATGCTGCATGCTGATGATGCCGCACTCATCAAAGCCGCAGAAGAAACTCCCTCTCAAACCCTTGGCTCAGTCAAGTTTGCAGACCCTCCATCGCTTCGGCACGATGCACACTGCTTAGACGCAATTAAGCAATTTCGCCGCACTTCGCTTTCGCTGCTTCCCGTTGTAGAAGCGGACGCGACATATCTGGGTGCTATTTTGCGCCGTGATGCCGAGCAGCAACTTCTCGAGCTCTTTTCGCTTCAAACCGATGGAATTTTAATAGAACTTGAAACCCCTGCCTCCATTCGCCTCTCAGAAGTGATTCGGCTCTTAGAGCAAAATGAGACGCGGCTTTTTACGGTTGGTACTCGCCCTGTACCTGACAGCACCGACCGCCAATTTCTCCTCTTTCATCTCTATACCCCTGATGCATATCGCCTGCAGCGCACACTTGAGCGCTATGGGTATCTCATTACCTATAACTCCCACGCTGGCGAAAGCATTTTGGACGATGCTGCACTTAGAGCGCAGGAATTTTTGCGCTATTTGGAGCTTTGA
- a CDS encoding glutathione peroxidase, with amino-acid sequence MTVILISLLTATLSVPSIYDFTLRTIDGVEKSLADYRGKVLLIVNVASECGYTPQYADLEKLYRTYREKGLAVLAFPSNDYGGQEPGSNADIKKFCTTRYGVSFDLFEKISTRGEKKHPLYAYLTSHATPSGEVGWNFEKFLISRDGKIVARFKSSVNPMSQEVIKAVEAELAKK; translated from the coding sequence ATGACAGTTATTCTTATTTCACTGCTTACTGCTACGCTCTCTGTGCCATCGATTTATGACTTTACGCTTAGAACAATTGACGGCGTGGAAAAATCACTCGCTGATTACAGGGGCAAGGTGCTTCTTATCGTCAATGTGGCTTCTGAATGTGGCTACACGCCACAATATGCTGACCTTGAAAAACTCTACCGAACTTACCGTGAAAAAGGTTTGGCGGTGTTAGCTTTCCCTTCCAACGATTATGGCGGGCAAGAACCGGGTAGCAATGCAGACATCAAAAAGTTCTGCACCACGCGCTATGGCGTCAGCTTTGACCTGTTTGAGAAAATTTCTACGCGCGGCGAAAAGAAGCACCCCCTCTACGCCTACCTTACCAGCCATGCTACGCCTTCGGGCGAAGTGGGCTGGAACTTTGAGAAGTTTCTTATCTCTCGTGATGGCAAAATTGTTGCACGCTTCAAAAGCAGTGTTAATCCAATGAGTCAGGAGGTTATCAAAGCCGTAGAGGCTGAGCTAGCAAAGAAGTAG
- a CDS encoding NAD+ synthase, which translates to MNYQIVEDILLNFIRTEVRKFGFEKVVVGLSGGVDSAVSCTLATRALGKENVLAVMMPYKTSSPDSLSDAELLVSQLGIASERCDITPMVDAFLASRPDADKVRCGNVMARMRMIVLYDISMRDRRLVIGTSNKTELLLGYGTLFGDMASAINPIGDLYKTQVWELAKHLGVPQRIIEKKPSADLWEGQTDEDELGFTYQDVDRVLYQMIDLRLSDDEILKNGTSLAFLSKTRRLVVRSQFKRLTPVIAKLSPRTIGADFRYARDWQAIK; encoded by the coding sequence ATGAATTACCAAATTGTCGAAGACATTCTGCTCAACTTCATTCGCACAGAAGTGCGCAAGTTCGGTTTCGAAAAAGTGGTTGTCGGCCTTTCGGGTGGTGTGGACTCAGCGGTCTCATGCACGCTTGCCACACGCGCTCTTGGCAAGGAGAACGTTCTTGCTGTGATGATGCCCTACAAGACCAGCAGCCCTGATAGCCTCAGCGATGCTGAACTGCTGGTCTCGCAGCTTGGCATTGCCTCTGAGCGATGTGATATTACACCAATGGTAGATGCTTTCTTAGCCTCTCGCCCTGATGCCGATAAGGTGCGATGCGGCAATGTGATGGCACGAATGCGTATGATTGTGCTCTACGACATCTCTATGCGTGACCGGCGGCTCGTTATCGGCACCAGCAATAAGACAGAGCTGCTCTTGGGCTATGGGACACTTTTCGGCGATATGGCCTCAGCAATTAACCCAATTGGTGACCTCTACAAAACCCAAGTCTGGGAACTGGCTAAACACTTGGGCGTTCCGCAGCGCATCATTGAAAAAAAGCCCAGTGCCGATCTCTGGGAAGGTCAAACAGATGAAGATGAGCTGGGCTTCACTTATCAAGATGTCGACAGGGTGCTCTACCAGATGATAGACTTGCGGCTCAGCGATGACGAAATTCTGAAGAATGGAACTTCTTTGGCGTTTTTGAGTAAAACGAGGCGGCTTGTGGTGCGTAGCCAATTCAAGCGCCTTACGCCGGTGATCGCTAAGCTTTCGCCGCGTACAATTGGCGCTGACTTTCGCTACGCACGTGATTGGCAAGCCATAAAATAG
- the ppk1 gene encoding polyphosphate kinase 1 has protein sequence MARTRKTLPKNLSEPLRDIVAPELYINRELSWIEFNKRVLNEARNPSHPLLERVKFIAIFSSNLDEFFMIRVSGLEEQVEAGITMRSFDGMTPMQQLLEIRTRVIDLLAEHSRLFYDELIPQLADAGISFVRYQDLSESQKTALDKYFDEQIFPVLTPLAFDPGHPFPFVSNLSLSLAVQLKPHENSPPRFARVKVPDGLPRLIRLDKISGCRVPKGKIMFVWIEDIITNNIQKLFPNVTIISTHPFRVTRDADIEIEEDEAGDLLETVSQGLRQRRYGSVVKMDVNPGIPDYIRQVLIENLEIEDRKVYEIPGALGLSSLMEVMSIDRPDLKDAPFVPRNPFALADDEDIFALLRRRDMLLHHPYDSFQPVIDFVQCAATDPHVLAIKQTLYRVGSKSPIVQALIEAAERGKQVAVLVELKARFDEENNIVWARALEKAGAHVVYGLLGLKTHAKMLLVVRREEDGLRRYVHLSTGNYNATTARIYTDYSLFTSNPDIAADVSELFNYLTGYSRQDQYRKLIVAPLNIRKWILEMIEREIAHQRQHGNGHIILKLNALVDPQVIAALYRASQAGVWIDLIIRGICSLRPMQKGISDNIRVVSIVGRFLEHSRVFYFYNNGDEEVYLGSADMMQRNLDRRVETIFPILDISFKKSIKHCLEIMLQDNVQSWMLYPDGTYMKTIREGEPLNSQIVFLQHPHITY, from the coding sequence ATGGCGCGAACAAGAAAAACACTTCCTAAAAACCTGAGTGAACCACTGCGCGACATTGTTGCACCTGAACTTTACATCAATCGGGAACTGAGCTGGATTGAGTTCAACAAGCGCGTGCTCAACGAAGCGCGCAACCCGTCGCATCCACTCTTGGAGCGCGTTAAATTTATCGCAATCTTCAGCTCTAACCTCGATGAGTTCTTTATGATTCGCGTCTCTGGGTTAGAGGAGCAGGTTGAGGCTGGCATTACGATGCGCTCCTTTGATGGGATGACCCCCATGCAGCAGCTTCTGGAAATTCGCACTCGCGTCATTGATTTGCTGGCGGAGCATTCTCGCCTGTTCTACGACGAACTCATTCCGCAACTTGCAGACGCAGGCATTTCTTTTGTGCGCTATCAAGACCTTTCAGAGTCGCAAAAGACTGCGCTGGATAAGTATTTCGATGAACAGATTTTTCCTGTGCTTACACCTCTGGCGTTTGATCCCGGACATCCCTTCCCGTTTGTTTCCAATCTTTCGCTGTCGCTTGCGGTTCAGTTAAAGCCACACGAAAATTCTCCGCCACGTTTTGCTCGCGTGAAAGTTCCCGATGGGCTGCCGCGTCTTATTCGCCTTGACAAAATCAGCGGTTGCCGTGTGCCGAAGGGGAAAATTATGTTTGTCTGGATTGAAGATATCATTACCAACAACATCCAGAAACTTTTTCCGAATGTAACGATTATCTCCACACATCCTTTCCGCGTTACGCGTGATGCAGATATTGAAATTGAAGAAGATGAAGCAGGCGATTTGCTCGAGACGGTTTCGCAAGGTCTGCGTCAGCGTCGCTATGGCAGTGTGGTCAAGATGGATGTTAACCCCGGCATTCCTGATTACATTCGGCAAGTGCTCATTGAAAACCTTGAAATTGAGGACCGCAAGGTCTATGAAATTCCAGGCGCCTTAGGGCTAAGTAGCCTAATGGAAGTGATGTCGATTGACCGCCCTGATTTGAAAGATGCGCCGTTTGTGCCACGCAATCCCTTTGCACTTGCCGATGACGAAGATATTTTCGCTCTGTTGCGGCGGCGCGATATGCTTTTGCATCACCCCTACGATTCGTTCCAACCTGTGATTGATTTTGTCCAGTGTGCCGCCACCGACCCTCATGTGCTGGCAATTAAGCAAACGCTCTATCGCGTAGGTAGCAAATCACCGATTGTGCAAGCCCTCATTGAAGCTGCTGAACGCGGTAAGCAAGTTGCCGTTCTGGTCGAGCTGAAAGCCCGTTTTGATGAAGAAAACAACATTGTTTGGGCACGTGCGCTGGAAAAAGCAGGCGCCCATGTCGTCTATGGCTTGCTTGGCTTAAAGACGCATGCCAAAATGCTACTGGTTGTGCGTCGTGAAGAGGATGGGCTGCGGCGATATGTGCATCTCAGCACCGGCAACTACAACGCCACCACTGCACGCATTTACACTGACTACAGCCTCTTTACCTCCAATCCTGATATCGCTGCAGATGTATCTGAGCTATTTAACTACCTAACGGGCTATTCACGTCAGGATCAGTATCGGAAACTCATTGTCGCACCGCTCAACATCCGCAAGTGGATTTTGGAGATGATTGAGCGTGAAATTGCCCATCAGCGCCAGCACGGCAATGGGCATATTATCTTGAAGCTCAATGCACTGGTTGACCCACAGGTTATTGCGGCACTCTATCGTGCTTCACAAGCAGGGGTCTGGATTGACCTTATTATACGCGGCATTTGTTCACTTCGCCCCATGCAAAAAGGCATCAGCGACAACATCCGCGTCGTGAGCATTGTCGGACGATTTCTGGAACATAGCCGCGTGTTCTATTTTTATAACAATGGCGATGAAGAAGTCTATCTCGGCAGCGCTGACATGATGCAGCGCAATCTTGACCGACGCGTCGAGACGATCTTCCCGATTTTGGATATTTCGTTCAAAAAAAGTATCAAACACTGCTTAGAAATTATGCTGCAAGACAATGTCCAGTCGTGGATGCTTTATCCTGATGGCACCTATATGAAGACCATACGAGAAGGCGAGCCGCTAAATAGCCAAATTGTATTCTTGCAACATCCACACATTACCTACTAA
- a CDS encoding ABC transporter ATP-binding protein, whose amino-acid sequence MVELQDVEKLYNEHLSPVQALSGISLTIARNELVALMGSSGSGKTTLLNILSAIDKPTRGKVLIDGTDITTMTERQLTLFRRKKIGIIFQFFNLMPTLTVLENVLLPSNLARLPEPEMRQRAVMLLERVGLRHRLSHKPFELSGGEMQRTAIARALINNPDLIIADEPTGNLDSKNAAQILELVQELAREEKKTFIIATHSHDVAQIADRIITLRDGKVVEDELAVKP is encoded by the coding sequence ATGGTCGAGCTTCAAGACGTTGAAAAACTCTACAATGAGCACCTCTCCCCTGTGCAAGCCTTGTCCGGCATTTCTCTCACGATTGCCCGTAATGAACTGGTTGCCTTGATGGGTAGCTCAGGTAGCGGCAAAACCACTTTGCTCAATATCCTTTCCGCAATTGATAAGCCTACACGCGGCAAAGTCTTGATTGATGGCACAGACATTACTACAATGACGGAGCGGCAGCTTACGCTGTTTCGGCGCAAGAAAATTGGCATTATTTTTCAGTTCTTTAATCTGATGCCTACGCTGACTGTGCTCGAAAATGTGCTCTTGCCGAGCAATCTGGCACGCTTACCAGAGCCAGAGATGCGACAGCGCGCAGTGATGCTGCTCGAGCGTGTAGGTTTGAGACATCGCTTATCGCATAAGCCCTTCGAGCTGTCGGGTGGTGAAATGCAGCGCACGGCGATTGCTCGGGCTTTGATAAATAATCCAGACCTCATTATTGCTGACGAACCCACCGGCAATTTGGACTCTAAGAATGCCGCGCAAATTTTGGAATTGGTGCAAGAACTGGCGCGAGAAGAAAAAAAGACTTTCATTATCGCTACTCATTCACACGACGTGGCACAAATTGCCGACCGTATCATCACGCTGCGTGATGGGAAGGTTGTCGAGGATGAACTGGCTGTTAAACCTTGA
- the grpE gene encoding nucleotide exchange factor GrpE: MFKRLFLLSMLLFAPLLLWAQTEQPTVCFYFKRQNPLDLDEGYTLFILNHRQRSDELRLRLPSKTKSLILELASDRSIPSLPLSNAEIVQVLENRLASFFTEFDKRKLASPAQYRDLIDALLSGERIVQQVSVSAFGIKDRVIVFNADAAEANPVLLKDPSTAEALALYNFAVGEWAFRPSLIDYKDRILKSALVLRLIRRSVLEQIFDVRQPQAQHTELPIEQLKQIQKADERATWAVILAFLSAVVSLYAAVVSTGFLRRKRDQISKLDAKVRHLESKLNKPFYQEVLQQSDPSAASAQTIEILAARLAALERHFNLAPSAIEIKSELGQRLQALILSFISRWQTAPPIQENELLQKLLFYLNELRSDLVLLDTGLQSKSFIQKCVIPHIDKIDALFQAEPDAPLNTPHGVQEYLKALMEALNVTEIEVRPKQSLFDVEKHEKVGAVLKTNYEPGTVIKVLRRGLVYDGSIRKAQVIKAE, from the coding sequence ATGTTCAAACGCCTCTTTTTGCTCTCCATGCTGCTCTTTGCGCCACTGCTGCTTTGGGCACAGACCGAGCAGCCAACCGTTTGCTTTTACTTCAAGCGTCAAAATCCTTTAGACCTCGATGAAGGCTACACGCTCTTCATTTTGAATCATCGTCAGCGTTCTGATGAACTGCGACTGCGCCTTCCGTCTAAAACGAAATCCCTTATACTGGAGCTTGCAAGTGATCGCTCGATTCCAAGCTTGCCGCTCAGTAATGCTGAAATTGTCCAAGTCTTAGAAAACCGTCTTGCGTCGTTCTTTACGGAATTTGACAAGCGCAAACTTGCTTCGCCCGCTCAGTATAGAGACTTGATTGATGCGCTCCTTAGTGGTGAGCGCATTGTTCAGCAAGTTAGCGTTAGTGCCTTTGGTATCAAAGACCGTGTCATCGTCTTCAATGCCGATGCGGCTGAAGCGAACCCAGTTTTACTGAAAGACCCCAGCACTGCTGAAGCTCTTGCACTTTACAACTTTGCGGTGGGTGAATGGGCTTTTCGCCCTTCGCTTATTGACTACAAAGACCGCATTTTGAAAAGTGCGCTTGTTCTGCGTCTTATTCGTCGCAGTGTGCTGGAGCAGATTTTTGATGTGCGCCAGCCGCAAGCCCAGCACACTGAACTGCCGATTGAGCAACTGAAACAAATCCAGAAAGCAGATGAGCGAGCCACTTGGGCAGTGATTCTTGCGTTCCTGTCTGCAGTTGTGTCGCTCTATGCTGCAGTTGTTTCCACTGGCTTTTTGCGCCGAAAGCGCGACCAGATTTCTAAACTGGACGCCAAAGTGCGCCATCTCGAGTCCAAGCTCAATAAACCTTTCTATCAAGAAGTGTTGCAACAAAGCGACCCCAGTGCAGCGAGTGCACAAACAATTGAAATTCTCGCAGCTCGCCTTGCGGCGCTAGAACGGCACTTCAATCTCGCGCCGTCTGCCATAGAGATAAAAAGCGAACTCGGTCAGCGTCTTCAAGCGCTTATTCTTTCTTTCATTTCTCGCTGGCAAACTGCGCCCCCCATTCAAGAGAATGAACTTCTTCAAAAACTGCTCTTTTACCTCAATGAACTCCGCTCTGATTTAGTGCTTCTCGACACAGGCTTGCAGTCAAAGTCTTTTATTCAGAAGTGCGTTATTCCGCACATTGATAAAATCGATGCCCTCTTCCAAGCTGAGCCTGATGCGCCACTTAACACCCCTCACGGCGTGCAAGAATATCTCAAAGCGTTGATGGAAGCGCTGAATGTAACGGAGATAGAAGTTCGTCCTAAGCAGTCACTTTTCGACGTAGAAAAACACGAGAAGGTTGGCGCAGTGCTCAAAACGAATTATGAGCCGGGCACTGTTATCAAGGTGCTTCGACGCGGCTTAGTGTATGATGGCTCTATTCGCAAAGCCCAAGTCATTAAAGCTGAGTAA
- a CDS encoding STAS domain-containing protein → MQTILLLTIPQPTQHDADLMSLTLNTRITTLRAVVEVSGELWGGEQSQPLYNTVTKLLEDGHKEIVLNIKNVFFANSSGVGLLIRLHVKAEKHGAKLIIANPNPNLKKVFETMNLHQVMHIQAVDDLT, encoded by the coding sequence ATGCAGACGATTCTACTTTTAACCATTCCGCAACCAACGCAACACGATGCTGACTTAATGTCTCTGACCTTGAACACGCGCATTACGACCCTACGCGCCGTCGTTGAAGTCAGCGGCGAGCTTTGGGGCGGCGAGCAATCCCAACCGCTATATAACACCGTCACGAAACTGCTCGAGGACGGGCACAAGGAAATCGTTCTCAACATCAAAAACGTCTTCTTTGCCAATAGCTCCGGCGTAGGGTTACTTATTCGCTTGCACGTCAAAGCTGAAAAGCACGGTGCAAAGCTCATCATTGCCAACCCCAATCCTAACCTTAAAAAGGTCTTTGAGACGATGAACCTGCATCAAGTGATGCACATTCAAGCCGTAGATGATTTAACCTGA
- a CDS encoding cation:proton antiporter yields MHHNELLPAIAISVMAATVLGLLARMARLPLLIAYILAGVVIGPKIGFGWVKSESEIQSISEIGLILLLFIIGLEIDLKKLFQAGKAVTITGLLQAPLCFALAWGVLWLWGFENKNGRYEQLYLAFSLAISSTMIVVKALYEKHELDTLVGRITLGVLVFQDIWAIIFLAIQPNLTSPELWPLVGSFARGAGLIVFCLLLSKYVLPYLFNTIAKLPELMLVVSLAWCFLVASLATLAGLSKEMGALIAGVSLSTFPYNLDVAAKVINIRDFFIMLFLVALGMQIPMPTASVVGVALGLSVLVLLTRAITVWPILAGLRLGRRVGIVSAINLSQISEFALVASAIGLSYKHIEAETISYIVFTLVITAVLSTYLIAASHDIFLWINRALSRIGFKERIGEEERNEQVKKTIFILGFFKFASSLIYELEMRQHILKSQIRIIDFNPAVIQALREKGYDAQYGDISHLETLHHLGISQAEVVISTIPDSLLKGTTNLNLLKAMQQHAPKAKTIVISEDIGYAVQLYEAGADYVLVPRLRIAQQLLEILEKSFNWTKPGTDTEGYKELQVRKEVLS; encoded by the coding sequence ATGCATCATAACGAACTTTTGCCAGCTATTGCTATCAGTGTGATGGCGGCAACAGTGCTAGGACTTCTGGCGCGTATGGCGCGCTTGCCACTGCTGATTGCCTACATTTTGGCAGGCGTTGTAATTGGTCCGAAAATTGGTTTTGGGTGGGTTAAGAGTGAATCTGAAATTCAATCTATCTCTGAAATCGGCTTAATTCTGCTCCTTTTTATTATCGGCTTAGAAATTGACCTCAAAAAACTTTTCCAAGCTGGAAAAGCTGTAACGATTACGGGACTATTGCAAGCGCCGCTGTGCTTTGCATTAGCTTGGGGCGTGCTCTGGCTGTGGGGTTTTGAAAACAAAAATGGGCGGTATGAACAGCTCTACCTTGCATTTTCGCTTGCCATTAGCTCCACCATGATTGTGGTGAAAGCACTTTACGAAAAACACGAACTGGACACGCTAGTCGGACGCATCACGTTAGGCGTATTAGTGTTTCAAGACATTTGGGCTATTATCTTCCTGGCTATTCAGCCTAACCTAACAAGTCCGGAGCTATGGCCGCTGGTCGGCTCCTTTGCACGAGGTGCAGGACTTATCGTGTTTTGCTTGCTACTAAGCAAATATGTGCTGCCATACCTTTTCAACACGATTGCTAAGCTCCCAGAGTTAATGCTGGTGGTGTCGCTGGCATGGTGTTTTTTGGTTGCCTCACTAGCTACACTGGCAGGGCTTTCCAAAGAAATGGGAGCACTCATTGCAGGCGTAAGCCTTTCAACCTTCCCCTACAACTTAGATGTGGCGGCTAAGGTCATCAACATTCGTGATTTCTTCATTATGCTGTTCTTGGTAGCGTTAGGCATGCAAATTCCGATGCCGACTGCATCGGTCGTAGGAGTTGCGCTCGGTTTGTCAGTGCTAGTGCTACTGACGCGAGCCATAACGGTTTGGCCGATTCTCGCTGGGCTAAGATTAGGGCGGCGAGTGGGCATTGTAAGTGCCATCAACCTTTCGCAAATCTCGGAATTTGCATTAGTTGCAAGTGCAATCGGGCTGAGCTACAAACACATTGAAGCGGAAACCATTTCTTACATCGTCTTCACGCTGGTCATCACAGCCGTGCTTTCCACCTACCTTATTGCAGCAAGTCATGACATCTTTTTGTGGATAAATCGAGCACTGAGCCGAATTGGGTTTAAGGAACGCATCGGCGAAGAGGAGCGTAATGAACAGGTCAAAAAAACAATCTTCATCCTGGGCTTTTTCAAGTTTGCAAGCTCGCTTATCTATGAGCTGGAAATGCGGCAGCACATCTTGAAATCACAAATACGCATTATCGACTTCAACCCAGCCGTAATTCAGGCGCTGCGTGAAAAGGGCTATGATGCGCAGTATGGCGATATTTCGCATCTGGAGACTTTGCACCACTTAGGCATCTCGCAAGCTGAAGTGGTCATCTCCACGATTCCAGATTCCTTGCTCAAAGGCACAACCAATTTGAATCTCTTGAAAGCCATGCAGCAGCACGCGCCGAAAGCAAAGACAATTGTGATTTCCGAAGATATTGGCTACGCTGTGCAGCTCTATGAAGCGGGGGCAGATTATGTGCTGGTGCCAAGACTGCGCATTGCCCAACAGTTGCTTGAGATTCTTGAAAAATCCTTCAATTGGACAAAGCCCGGCACTGACACAGAAGGCTACAAGGAGCTTCAGGTGCGCAAGGAAGTCCTAAGCTAA